CTCCATTCAAGTCAAGCAATTGACTGCGGCGGAGTGGAAAAAAATCGTTGAACAGATTTCCCAACAGCCTCTTTTCGCCGCCAAACTCTTGGCGGGCGAAATGCCGGAAGATATCGAATACGTCTTCCATGATTTGGCGCTTTCCCTCTTTCCCTCGAAATTCATCGACTTGAAAACAGAATGCAGCTGCCCGGATTGGTCGAATCCCTGCAAACATATCGCGGCGGTCTTTTATCTTCTCGGCGAGGAATTCGACCGCGATCCCTTTTTGATCTTCAAAATGCGCGGCCTAACGCGGGATGAATTGCTTTCCCGTCTTACGCCCGTCAAACCAACGGCGAATCATTCCCCCCAATCCGAAACAATCAAAGCCTCTCCCGAACCTCTCCCGGCAGACGAACATGCGTTTTGGCAGGGCGGCGACCTGAAAGAAGAACTTTGGGGGACGGCGAGCATTCCACAAACGCCCGCGGCGCTGCCGAAGCGATTGGGAAATTTCCCCTTTTGGCGAGGAAAAGAATCGTTCCTATCCGTTATGGAAGAATATTATATCCAGGCTTCCCAGCATGGCCTGAATGCGTTCCTAGGCGAACCGCTGGAATAATAGGCGTATTCATATCGAGAATGTATACATTAATCATCATCGCATGTTTTTCATTCTCCCATCCCCAGGACCGGCTCCCAGACGAGGCGAAGGCCTATTCCATAATCATTTCTAGACGTTGTACTCTGGAAATAGCGTTTCGCCGACCGGACATCGCAATAATAAGCGCCGCCGCCTCGGCATACATAATTGATACCAGAGCTTGGCCCGGTTGGATCGATTTGTTCCTTGCTGATATACTGTCCAAACCAATCCTGGCAACGTTCATAAACATTTCCGCTCATATCAAATAAGCCCCAGGCGTTCGGCAGCTTTAAGCCCACAGGGAAGAAAGTTTTTGTCGACGCGCTTACATAATAACACATACGCTTCATTTTCCCATCGCTCCCTAATTCATCTTCCCCCCAATAGTATCTTGTCGTCGTTCCTGCGCGGCAGGCGTATTCCCACTCCGCCTCCGTCGGCAAAAGGAATATCCCCAGTCCTAATCCATTTAACTTTAGCAAATAGGACTGGATAGATTGAAATGTTATTTTATCGACGGGAATATCGTCTTTATCGCTGCGTCTTCCCATCAGAGCATACCACTGCGCATTAGTCGTTTCATATTTGCTTAAGTAAAATGGTTTCGTCAATGTGACCGTATGCTGGATTTCCGACGATCCACGACATATTTCGCCTTCTGGACTTCCCATTCGAAACGTTCCAGGCTGAATATAAACGAAATCAAGCGGAATATTATTGTCAGGCAATCCAGGAAGTAATATCCTGTGCATTTCCATTTCAGTGTTCAAAGTCCATTCGCTTTCCATAACTCGTTTCACGCCGTCCGTGGAAAATCCGACAACACGAAAGCGATAGCATTTGCCTTTTTGAGGACCTTCCCGATAGGCAGGAGAAATAAAAAATTGGCTTTTCGGCGACCATTCGAAATAGCGAATCTCGCCGCTTCCCGTACTTCCTAAAAAATCATGGCCAATCATCTCGTTCACAGTTACGCGGACATGATAATTCTTTATCAAAGAGGAATCTTCGCCGAAATTCCAAGCGATTAGAATCGATCTCCCATCGGAAACGCTAGATTCCGGACTCAGCCAATCCATCGGCGGGTGGATATTTCCCGTCATCAAGTTCGTATGCGCAATAACTCGTCCGGCGGGGACATCCGGCATAGGAATCGTAGGCATAGGCGCCGGTTCTTCTCCTTCTTGAATCATCCGCACTGGCGCCGATTGCTCCAATATGATTCGCGGACCGGATGCTATCCCCAAAGGATATACGCGAAATTGGTAAGCATGATTGAATTGCGGGCCATTTTGATATAGCGGATCAACATTTGGAGCATTTAAATGCCAATCCCAGCTTCTCGCGTCTGTGACGCAACGAGTGAGGAATTGATATCCTAAACCGTCCTGGCGGACATAAATATCCCAACCTTGAACGTCTGAAATATCGCTGTCCCACGCAATCGTAAGATTAACCGCATCGGGAGCGTCGAAGTCGTTTTTCCCTGTAAGATCGTCCGTCGCGCCTGGCTCATCGTAAACATGAACGGCAGTCATCGACTTTAAAACTATGGGAGAGGCCGTGGGCGAATGAGTAACTGTTGGCGTAAATGTAGGCGTAATCGTATATGTAGGCGTAATCGTCGCTGTGGGCGTGAATGTTGGATAAGGCGGCCCCCAATATCTAGCACCCCCCCCTTCAATCGGCCCCCAGCGTTTTCCTGTATAATCGACATGATATACAAAAAATCCATAAGTATGGCCAAATTCTGGGCCATTGCGAAATTTCAAATTGACCATTGGCGAATCCGGTTCCCAAATAAAATGAAAAGGCCGTTCGATCGACCATTGGCTTCCAAGATATTCAGGATTATTACGGTCTTTTTTGTCAACCATTACGAAAATTTGAAATTCTTGAAAATAAGTGCCATCACCGCTTTTTTCCCACCAAATCGCCAATTCTTTTTCTTCTTCCGTATCATAATCGTCATAATGTAAATACTCTGTGGAGTACCTGTCATCCGTAACTGCTACTTCGCATTCATGAACGGGGGGATAGGCGATGAATCTTGTCG
The sequence above is drawn from the Candidatus Omnitrophota bacterium genome and encodes:
- a CDS encoding formylglycine-generating enzyme family protein is translated as MKTINYAISLLLIQSIIANAQYYSPTPTPPPKAARETPTATPTLTFTPTEWPTPLTPWPTWNPAMPANGMIVTDNQYTFDDLGGWVDYDGATDRELVLRWNPSESEKSNPDIVDYHVHLSLAKKEYQYLGHTNTNRPPYIFIWKTGTQLTTQSFRYGPVFGNLYSFHVFPVTKRGIMAGIGYYTYYPVTYEKGDVEAPLPTFTPTPPFLTTPTRFIAYPPVHECEVAVTDDRYSTEYLHYDDYDTEEEKELAIWWEKSGDGTYFQEFQIFVMVDKKDRNNPEYLGSQWSIERPFHFIWEPDSPMVNLKFRNGPEFGHTYGFFVYHVDYTGKRWGPIEGGGARYWGPPYPTFTPTATITPTYTITPTFTPTVTHSPTASPIVLKSMTAVHVYDEPGATDDLTGKNDFDAPDAVNLTIAWDSDISDVQGWDIYVRQDGLGYQFLTRCVTDARSWDWHLNAPNVDPLYQNGPQFNHAYQFRVYPLGIASGPRIILEQSAPVRMIQEGEEPAPMPTIPMPDVPAGRVIAHTNLMTGNIHPPMDWLSPESSVSDGRSILIAWNFGEDSSLIKNYHVRVTVNEMIGHDFLGSTGSGEIRYFEWSPKSQFFISPAYREGPQKGKCYRFRVVGFSTDGVKRVMESEWTLNTEMEMHRILLPGLPDNNIPLDFVYIQPGTFRMGSPEGEICRGSSEIQHTVTLTKPFYLSKYETTNAQWYALMGRRSDKDDIPVDKITFQSIQSYLLKLNGLGLGIFLLPTEAEWEYACRAGTTTRYYWGEDELGSDGKMKRMCYYVSASTKTFFPVGLKLPNAWGLFDMSGNVYERCQDWFGQYISKEQIDPTGPSSGINYVCRGGGAYYCDVRSAKRYFQSTTSRNDYGIGLRLVWEPVLGMGE
- a CDS encoding SWIM zinc finger family protein yields the protein MVRGRRYSYYDFGYYPPSTPLEAKGGIKAQSKKGAFAQKWWAKRWIEVLESFQIGARLGRGRSYARRGQVLSVDIEKGAIKAAVQGSRPKPYSVSIQVKQLTAAEWKKIVEQISQQPLFAAKLLAGEMPEDIEYVFHDLALSLFPSKFIDLKTECSCPDWSNPCKHIAAVFYLLGEEFDRDPFLIFKMRGLTRDELLSRLTPVKPTANHSPQSETIKASPEPLPADEHAFWQGGDLKEELWGTASIPQTPAALPKRLGNFPFWRGKESFLSVMEEYYIQASQHGLNAFLGEPLE